In Achromobacter spanius, the following proteins share a genomic window:
- a CDS encoding MFS transporter has protein sequence MEANVAAVGRIGDAPTLSRKEERQVVVASTLGTLFEWYDFFIYGTLAVFMSQVLFPQDNPTVALLAALGALAVGFIIRPLGAVMFGYLGDKWGRKYTFLITVVMMGGATVLIGCLPTYESAGHLSWILLLTLRVVQGLAVGGEYGGAVIYVAEHCEPKRRGLLTGWIQITSSAGLILSLVVILCTQAAMSAEDFRQWGWRLPFILSIVMLAISIYVRAKLHESPVFTRMKQQNRLSKNPIKETFGQWSSLRLVLLALIGVTAGQGATYFTGQFYVMIFLQQAVQLDQTSVYTLILIGFIIGAPTFVLFGWLSDRIGRKWIMMAGLFIAAIGYHSMFEVLLKAGNPALAQAMQSTPVRVHADTSGGACDFGLQAAMVGSHADHKKVCVQAKKFLVGKGINFEYAAPLPDQTIAMSVGGVTVNGFDRAGYAQALSAAGYPDRADPARVDRATIILILVLMTAVVAMVYGPVASYLVELFPARIRYTALSFPYHIGAGIFGGIVPFTATYLAQASGNIFGGLMYPVVVMVVVGIIGSLFLPNTRAKAIDEDPIH, from the coding sequence ATGGAAGCAAACGTGGCAGCAGTGGGGCGGATCGGCGACGCGCCGACGCTAAGCAGGAAAGAGGAACGCCAGGTAGTGGTGGCGTCCACCTTGGGCACCCTGTTCGAGTGGTACGACTTCTTCATCTACGGGACCCTGGCGGTGTTCATGAGCCAGGTGCTGTTTCCGCAGGACAACCCCACGGTGGCATTGCTGGCCGCCTTGGGCGCACTGGCGGTGGGTTTCATCATTCGCCCCTTGGGCGCCGTGATGTTCGGCTACCTGGGTGACAAGTGGGGCCGCAAGTACACCTTCCTGATCACGGTCGTGATGATGGGCGGGGCCACCGTGCTGATCGGCTGCCTGCCCACCTATGAGTCGGCCGGCCATTTGTCGTGGATCCTGCTGTTGACGCTGCGCGTCGTGCAGGGCCTGGCCGTGGGCGGCGAGTACGGCGGCGCGGTGATCTATGTGGCCGAGCATTGCGAGCCCAAGCGCCGTGGCTTGTTGACCGGATGGATCCAGATCACCTCGTCGGCCGGCCTGATCCTGTCGCTGGTTGTCATCCTGTGCACCCAGGCAGCGATGAGCGCCGAGGACTTCCGCCAATGGGGATGGCGCCTGCCGTTCATCCTGTCGATCGTGATGCTGGCGATTTCGATCTACGTGCGCGCCAAGCTGCATGAATCGCCCGTCTTCACGCGCATGAAGCAGCAGAACCGCCTGTCGAAGAATCCCATCAAGGAAACGTTCGGCCAATGGTCCAGCCTGCGCCTGGTGCTGCTGGCGCTGATCGGCGTCACCGCCGGCCAGGGCGCCACCTACTTCACGGGCCAGTTTTACGTGATGATCTTCCTGCAGCAAGCCGTGCAGTTGGATCAGACCAGCGTCTACACGCTGATCCTGATCGGCTTCATCATCGGCGCGCCCACGTTCGTGCTGTTCGGCTGGCTGTCCGACCGCATCGGCCGCAAATGGATCATGATGGCAGGCCTGTTCATTGCCGCCATCGGCTACCACTCGATGTTCGAGGTGCTGCTGAAAGCCGGCAACCCGGCGCTGGCCCAAGCCATGCAGAGCACGCCGGTCCGCGTGCATGCCGACACCAGCGGCGGCGCGTGCGACTTCGGCTTGCAGGCCGCGATGGTCGGCAGCCATGCCGACCACAAGAAGGTGTGCGTGCAGGCCAAGAAATTCCTGGTCGGCAAGGGCATCAACTTTGAATACGCCGCGCCGCTGCCGGACCAGACCATTGCCATGAGCGTGGGCGGCGTCACCGTCAACGGCTTCGATCGCGCGGGCTATGCCCAGGCCTTGAGCGCGGCCGGCTACCCGGACCGCGCCGACCCGGCCCGCGTCGACCGCGCCACCATCATCCTGATCCTGGTGCTGATGACCGCCGTGGTCGCGATGGTCTATGGACCAGTGGCGTCCTACCTGGTTGAACTGTTCCCGGCCCGCATCCGCTACACCGCGCTATCCTTCCCGTACCACATCGGCGCGGGCATCTTCGGCGGCATCGTGCCCTTTACCGCCACCTACCTGGCGCAGGCCAGCGGCAATATCTTTGGCGGTTTGATGTATCCGGTCGTCGTGATGGTGGTGGTGGGCATCATCGGCAGCTTGTTCCTGCCGAACACCCGCGCCAAGGCCATCGACGAAGACCCCATCCACTAA
- a CDS encoding IclR family transcriptional regulator, producing MARPAGKVEKNTEKTPTAARRGIQSIEVGFRILDLIRKTGRPLPLKEIADACELTVPNVHYYLVSFQKVGVVQQHADTGHYGLGPYALRLGLAALEQFDVFTTARPIMAEVAAVTGHTVFLGVWGNKGPTIVYRVEGSRSRPLLELRVGTVMPLLSSALGRNFLAHLPDALTRDLLEREMASSIPESQGGAPGNSYTAKDVQAIRDEVQKHHISRCRHALLPHFTSLSAPIFDMLGEMTAAITLMGPVGAIDDDLDSDTARLLREKARSISAMAGWEGSEPNTAPAAG from the coding sequence ATGGCAAGGCCCGCCGGCAAGGTAGAAAAGAACACGGAAAAGACGCCGACCGCAGCGCGCAGGGGGATTCAGTCGATTGAAGTGGGCTTCCGAATCCTGGACCTGATCCGCAAGACGGGCCGGCCGCTACCGCTGAAGGAAATTGCCGACGCCTGTGAGCTGACCGTGCCCAACGTGCACTACTACCTGGTCAGTTTTCAGAAGGTGGGCGTGGTGCAGCAGCACGCGGACACGGGCCACTACGGCCTGGGCCCCTACGCGCTGCGGCTGGGGCTGGCGGCCTTGGAGCAGTTCGATGTGTTCACCACAGCGCGGCCCATCATGGCCGAGGTGGCGGCGGTGACCGGGCATACCGTGTTCCTGGGGGTGTGGGGCAACAAGGGGCCGACCATTGTGTATCGGGTGGAAGGCAGCCGCAGCCGGCCCTTGCTGGAATTGCGCGTGGGCACGGTGATGCCGCTGCTGTCGTCGGCGTTGGGCCGCAACTTCCTGGCGCACTTGCCGGACGCCCTGACCCGCGACCTGCTGGAGCGCGAGATGGCGTCATCCATACCCGAAAGCCAGGGCGGCGCGCCCGGCAATTCCTATACGGCGAAAGACGTGCAGGCCATCCGCGACGAGGTGCAAAAGCACCACATCAGCCGCTGCCGCCATGCGCTGCTACCGCATTTCACGTCGCTGTCCGCGCCCATCTTCGACATGCTGGGCGAGATGACGGCGGCCATCACCTTGATGGGACCGGTGGGCGCCATCGACGACGACCTGGATTCCGACACCGCGCGCCTGCTGCGTGAAAAAGCGCGGTCGATCTCGGCGATGGCGGGGTGGGAAGGGTCGGAGCCGAACACGGCCCCGGCCGCAGGCTAA
- a CDS encoding Bug family tripartite tricarboxylate transporter substrate binding protein, protein MQRRQFMTGAAALGAALVLPNAARAQQDMPSGPVKIVVGFPAGGGTDVLARLLGQKLGVMWNIPVIVENRAGAAGVIAAEQVARQPNDGNTLLMAHVNSHGIAPGLQPKLAYSVDRDFSPIALVGKTPTILIGGASQPAKTLPDLVKLCRAQPGKIVFGSAGAGSAQHLALEIFKARAGIDVLHVPYKGSAPLMNDLLGGHVQYCFEGMTTATPLVQSGKVIALAQTLQQRSISHPTVPTVAEQGYPGFEASIWFGMVGPGKMPDAMVQRMNRDIDRVLAMADVQEKLAQVGAEDGGGSVQRFADFMVQEQRKYAKTIKDAKIIVES, encoded by the coding sequence ATGCAACGCAGGCAATTCATGACCGGCGCCGCGGCGCTGGGGGCGGCGCTTGTGCTGCCCAACGCGGCGCGGGCGCAGCAGGACATGCCGTCGGGTCCGGTGAAGATCGTGGTGGGCTTTCCGGCGGGCGGCGGCACCGACGTGCTGGCGCGCTTGTTGGGGCAAAAGCTGGGCGTGATGTGGAACATTCCCGTCATCGTGGAAAACCGCGCCGGGGCGGCGGGCGTCATCGCGGCCGAACAGGTGGCGCGCCAGCCCAACGATGGCAACACGCTGCTGATGGCGCATGTGAACAGCCACGGCATTGCGCCGGGCTTGCAGCCCAAGCTGGCCTATTCGGTGGACCGAGATTTCTCGCCCATCGCCTTGGTGGGCAAGACGCCCACCATCCTGATCGGCGGCGCGTCGCAACCCGCCAAGACGCTGCCTGACTTGGTCAAGCTGTGCCGCGCGCAACCCGGAAAAATCGTGTTCGGGTCGGCGGGGGCGGGGTCGGCCCAGCATCTGGCACTGGAAATTTTCAAGGCACGCGCCGGCATCGACGTGCTGCATGTGCCGTACAAGGGGTCGGCGCCGCTGATGAACGATTTGTTGGGCGGCCATGTGCAGTACTGCTTTGAAGGCATGACGACGGCCACGCCATTGGTGCAGTCCGGCAAGGTGATCGCGTTGGCGCAGACCTTGCAGCAGCGCTCGATAAGCCACCCCACTGTGCCGACGGTGGCGGAACAAGGCTATCCGGGCTTCGAGGCCAGCATCTGGTTCGGCATGGTAGGCCCCGGCAAGATGCCCGACGCCATGGTCCAGCGCATGAACCGCGATATCGATCGGGTCCTGGCGATGGCGGACGTGCAGGAAAAGCTGGCGCAAGTGGGCGCGGAAGATGGCGGCGGCAGCGTGCAGCGCTTTGCCGACTTCATGGTCCAGGAACAGCGCAAGTACGCCAAGACCATCAAAGACGCGAAGATCATCGTGGAAAGCTGA
- a CDS encoding mandelate racemase/muconate lactonizing enzyme family protein, whose amino-acid sequence MPIIESIDVCAAAVPLDKVTSFSNRSVSTRHYGLVKVRSSDGVEGIGFCYVGSAGGAIFEAAVQSLLAPVLLGRDSHAVEGLWQAMYQEALLQGRQGTVMRALSALDIALWDLNAKTAGLPLHKFLGAMELETVPAYASGGYYLDGKTPQHLGEEMASYVDKGFRAVKMKTGRLSPREEEARLKAAREAVGPDVELMMDCNNAWQDVTQAMQYIRRFEQYEPYFIEEPFGPDDIDSHAKLARLTHLPIATAEIGYGRWYHKELLDKGAAGILQTDAAVCGGITEWKRIAATAASYGVVVCPHWFHDVHAPLVAATPNARYVEFFWDDQVLNFRKLIDRQLTHKLGRVVLHQEPGLGFGFEERMVEKFGKWVRISR is encoded by the coding sequence GTGCCCATTATTGAATCCATCGACGTTTGCGCCGCCGCGGTGCCCCTGGATAAAGTCACATCGTTTTCGAACCGCAGCGTATCCACTCGCCACTACGGCCTGGTCAAGGTCCGTTCAAGCGACGGCGTGGAAGGCATCGGCTTTTGCTATGTGGGCAGCGCCGGCGGCGCTATCTTCGAAGCAGCCGTGCAAAGCCTGTTGGCGCCGGTGCTGCTGGGCCGCGATTCACACGCCGTTGAAGGCTTGTGGCAAGCCATGTACCAAGAGGCGCTGCTGCAAGGTCGGCAGGGCACGGTGATGCGCGCGCTGAGTGCGCTGGACATCGCACTGTGGGACCTGAACGCCAAGACGGCCGGCCTGCCGCTGCACAAGTTCCTGGGTGCGATGGAACTCGAAACCGTGCCTGCCTACGCCAGTGGCGGCTACTACCTGGACGGCAAGACGCCCCAGCACCTGGGCGAGGAAATGGCCAGCTACGTGGACAAGGGCTTTCGCGCCGTCAAGATGAAGACCGGCCGCCTGTCCCCGCGCGAGGAAGAGGCGCGCTTGAAAGCGGCGCGCGAAGCCGTGGGCCCCGACGTCGAGCTGATGATGGACTGCAATAACGCCTGGCAGGACGTGACCCAGGCCATGCAGTACATCCGCCGCTTCGAGCAGTACGAGCCGTATTTCATCGAAGAGCCCTTCGGGCCGGACGATATCGACAGCCACGCCAAGCTGGCGCGGCTGACGCATCTGCCGATCGCCACGGCCGAAATCGGCTATGGCCGCTGGTATCACAAGGAACTGCTCGACAAGGGCGCGGCCGGCATCCTGCAGACCGATGCGGCGGTGTGCGGCGGCATCACCGAGTGGAAGCGCATTGCGGCCACGGCCGCCAGCTATGGCGTGGTGGTCTGCCCGCATTGGTTCCACGACGTGCACGCGCCGCTGGTCGCGGCGACGCCGAACGCGCGCTACGTCGAATTCTTCTGGGACGACCAGGTGTTGAATTTCCGCAAGCTGATCGATCGGCAACTGACTCACAAGCTGGGCCGCGTGGTCTTGCATCAAGAGCCGGGGCTGGGCTTCGGCTTCGAAGAGCGCATGGTTGAAAAGTTTGGCAAGTGGGTCCGCATCAGTCGTTGA
- a CDS encoding LysR family transcriptional regulator, with product MDSRFLQTYVHVVELGSIAQAARHQGLTPATVQQRLRALEGDVGSALIARSGRTVKPTPAGIRILERARHILRDVRDLRSAASDTELPAGPLRLGATPTALTGIMPPVLRTWVARHPHIEIYIEPAPTTLLYSKVLSGELDGALLVHPLFALPKTCDWRDLRHEPLVLVTPADMKVRDPLAVLAREPYIRYDRSVVGGKMADDYLRMHNLRPHVRFELDGIDSIAKLVAEGLGVAVLPDWAVTGEPAARVTRWPLPAPCPVRTVGAIWQRAGVRSELMRAFVALTESQLGLTGGQA from the coding sequence GTGGACTCCCGCTTTCTTCAAACCTATGTGCATGTGGTGGAGCTGGGCTCCATCGCTCAGGCCGCGCGCCACCAAGGCTTGACGCCTGCCACCGTGCAGCAGCGACTGCGCGCGCTGGAGGGGGACGTAGGCAGCGCCCTGATCGCCCGGTCCGGCCGCACGGTCAAGCCCACGCCGGCCGGCATCCGCATTCTTGAGCGCGCCCGCCATATCCTGCGAGACGTGCGCGACCTGCGCTCGGCGGCCAGCGACACGGAGCTTCCGGCCGGCCCCTTGCGCCTGGGCGCCACGCCCACGGCGCTGACCGGCATCATGCCGCCGGTGCTGCGCACCTGGGTGGCCCGCCATCCCCATATCGAGATCTACATCGAGCCCGCGCCCACCACCCTGCTCTACAGCAAGGTGCTGTCGGGCGAGCTGGATGGCGCGCTGCTGGTGCACCCGCTGTTTGCATTACCCAAGACGTGCGACTGGCGCGACCTGCGCCACGAACCGCTGGTGTTGGTGACGCCGGCCGACATGAAGGTGCGCGACCCGCTGGCCGTCCTCGCGCGCGAGCCCTACATCCGCTATGACCGCAGCGTGGTGGGCGGCAAGATGGCCGACGACTACCTGCGCATGCACAACCTGCGGCCACACGTGCGCTTCGAGCTGGACGGCATCGATTCCATCGCAAAGCTGGTGGCCGAGGGGCTGGGGGTGGCGGTGCTGCCCGACTGGGCCGTCACCGGCGAACCGGCCGCGCGGGTAACGCGCTGGCCGCTGCCGGCGCCCTGCCCGGTGCGCACGGTGGGCGCGATCTGGCAGCGCGCCGGTGTGCGTTCGGAATTGATGCGCGCATTCGTCGCGTTGACGGAATCGCAGCTGGGTTTGACGGGCGGTCAGGCTTAG
- a CDS encoding amidohydrolase family protein — MTDLLLKNVRLVANDAAEAADVLVRGGRILQIQPGIPAPADMLVEDGGGALLLPGLVEGHTHLDKTNWDSPWYVNAVGPALTDRIENERTWRANTGHDAASHARALALAFLREGATRIRSHVDVDTDAGLRHLDGVHATREALAGRVEIQTVAFPQSGLLVRPGTADLLDQALAQGADVLGGLDPSAIDRDPAQSLDVLFGLAEKHGKPVDIHLHEPGELGAFTLDLILDRVQALGMQGKVVISHAFCLGGVDAKRLDGLLKRLATLDVAVLTTAPPSRPVPGVRACREAGVTIFGGNDGIRDTWTPYGSPDMLARAMMIGLRNDLRRDDEVEWAFDCVTSAAARACGFADYGLTPGARADLVLVDASCVAEAVVTRKPRRLVVTHGVVVARNGQDAIA; from the coding sequence ATGACCGACCTGCTGTTGAAAAACGTCCGCCTGGTGGCAAACGATGCCGCCGAGGCTGCCGACGTGTTGGTGCGCGGTGGGCGCATCCTGCAAATACAACCGGGCATCCCGGCGCCGGCCGACATGCTTGTTGAGGATGGCGGCGGCGCCTTGTTGTTGCCGGGGCTGGTTGAGGGCCATACCCACCTGGACAAGACCAACTGGGATTCACCTTGGTATGTGAATGCGGTTGGCCCCGCCCTGACCGACCGCATTGAAAACGAACGCACCTGGCGCGCCAATACGGGCCACGATGCGGCAAGCCATGCGCGCGCGCTGGCGCTGGCCTTCCTGCGTGAAGGCGCTACTCGCATCCGCAGCCATGTTGATGTGGACACCGACGCGGGCCTGCGTCACCTGGATGGCGTGCATGCCACGCGCGAGGCCTTGGCCGGCCGCGTGGAAATTCAAACCGTGGCCTTTCCGCAGTCGGGGTTGTTGGTGCGACCTGGCACGGCCGACCTGTTGGACCAGGCGCTGGCGCAAGGCGCTGATGTGTTGGGTGGGCTGGACCCGTCCGCCATCGATCGTGATCCCGCCCAATCCCTGGATGTGCTGTTCGGTCTTGCCGAGAAGCATGGCAAGCCGGTCGACATTCACCTCCACGAACCCGGCGAACTGGGCGCGTTCACGCTGGACCTGATCCTGGACCGCGTCCAGGCGCTGGGCATGCAAGGCAAGGTGGTCATCAGCCACGCTTTCTGCCTGGGCGGCGTTGACGCCAAGCGCCTGGACGGGCTGCTCAAACGCCTGGCGACGCTGGACGTGGCTGTATTGACCACGGCGCCGCCGTCGCGGCCGGTGCCCGGCGTGCGCGCGTGCCGCGAGGCGGGCGTGACGATCTTCGGCGGCAACGACGGCATCCGTGACACCTGGACGCCGTATGGCAGCCCCGACATGCTGGCGCGCGCCATGATGATCGGCCTGCGCAACGATCTGCGCCGCGACGACGAAGTGGAATGGGCGTTTGATTGCGTCACCAGCGCCGCCGCGCGCGCCTGTGGCTTTGCGGACTACGGCCTGACGCCGGGTGCGCGGGCTGATCTGGTGCTGGTCGACGCCAGTTGTGTGGCCGAGGCCGTGGTGACGCGCAAGCCGCGCCGCCTGGTCGTGACCCATGGCGTGGTCGTGGCCCGCAATGGCCAGGACGCCATCGCCTAA
- a CDS encoding virulence factor, with the protein MKKWLIAGAGAAGLLISSVALARVDVGISIGLPGVVYPAPVYVAPAPVYVAPPPPVYYRPAPVYVAPPVVYPAPVYYRGGPHWRGGPPPRYYGPGPGYYRGHGHGHGKGRGDWHR; encoded by the coding sequence ATGAAAAAATGGCTAATTGCTGGTGCCGGTGCCGCGGGTCTGCTGATTTCCAGCGTAGCCCTCGCCCGGGTGGACGTGGGTATCTCAATCGGCTTGCCCGGCGTGGTTTATCCAGCCCCGGTGTACGTGGCGCCCGCCCCGGTATATGTAGCGCCGCCCCCGCCCGTGTATTACCGTCCGGCGCCCGTATATGTGGCGCCTCCGGTGGTGTACCCCGCTCCGGTCTATTACCGCGGCGGCCCTCACTGGCGCGGCGGTCCGCCCCCCCGTTATTACGGGCCGGGCCCCGGTTATTACCGAGGTCACGGCCATGGCCACGGCAAGGGCCGCGGCGACTGGCACCGTTAA